GTGCAGCACCAGCAGCCGATCGCCCTCCTGCCACTCCTGCAGCAGGTCCTGGGGCCCGGCCCTGTCCGCCCGCCGCCCCGCCAGCAGCACGGAGCTGGCGGCGGCGGGGGTGGTGTCGGCCCAGGCCTGGTGGCGCAGGTAGCGCCAGGCGGCGCGGCGCTGGGGGATCACCCGCTGGGGGGCCAGCCGGCGCAGCCGCCTGGGCAGCAGGGCCTGCACCACGAAGGCGCCTGAGCCATCCGGCACGCCGCTCACCAGCCAGCCCTCCTGGTTGAGCTCCCCCTCCTCCAGGCCATCGGCGCAGGCGGGCAGGATGCCCTCCTGGTTGGCCACCGGCGGGGGTAGCCGCAGCCGCAGCGGCGGCCCCGTGAAGCTGCCCTGGGCCGGATCAAAGGCCAGGGCCTCCCAGGCGTCGCCCTCGAGAGGCCGCGTGAAGCGCACCAGGGCCTTGGCCAGGCCAGCGGTCTGCAGGGGTTCGGCGCCCACCTCCAGCTCCAGCTGCTGGCCCTCGGCTGCATCCGTTCGGCCGTGCAGCACCGTCACCGGCTCGATGAGGCGCACCAGGAGGTCGTCGTGGGGATGGGCGCCGGCCAGGGATTCCAGCGGAGTCACCTGGGCCCAGCCCTCGAGCCGCAGCGGGTGGATGTTGCCGGCGCGGACGCTGTCGCGGGCCTCATCGCTGAAGGTCACGTCCATGGTCACCTGGGCCAGGGCCGGATCGCGCCAGCGCAGGGCGGCGAGGCGGCCGCGGCAGTGCTCCCAGCCGGGGGGCGTCTGCAGCACCTCGAAGCCCACCGAGCCGTCGCGGGCGCCGGCGGCCGGCAGGATCAGCCGGCCGATCCAGTGGGGCCGTGGCGTGAGGCGCGGATCCGGCAGCGGGGCGCGATCCCGGCTGCCATCGGGCTGGTGCCAGGGGTTGGTGAGGAAGCGGCCGTAGTTGCCGCTGGCTGCCGTGGGCGCCTCCGCGCCCAACTCCGAGCCTGTTTCCGGGGCGGTGAGGATGGCGCTCACCAGGTCCACGGTCTGCTGCATGGCGGTGCGGCCGTCGGGGAGGGTGAGCTGGGCGTCCATCACCCCGCCCGGCAGTTCGTGCCCCACCGGCCCCAGGGGCACCAGGCTCACGCGGCCCCGCTGCAGCGCCCGGTTCCACTGGGAGAAGAGGGCGATGGGCCAGCGGCGGGGAAAGAGGATGGCGCCCAGGGGGGCCACCCGGTCGCGCTGGCCCACCAGATGGAACAGGTGCTGGGCCTGGAGCACGCGGTTGTTGCCGGCGAACACCCCCGCCAGGGAGATCACCTGCACCGGGGCCGCGAGGCTGCGGCGCACGTGGGGCAGGGCCCCCAGGGAGATCTGACCGCCGCCGCTGAAGCCGAGCAGCGTCACCGGCGTGCCGCTGCCCGGGGCGTAGCCGTTGGCCAGCAGGGAGCCCACGATCAGCTCCGCCATGCCGGCGTTGTAGAGCGGGCCGTAGCGGCCATCGGCCGACACTGCCACCACCGTGAGGTTGCGCAGGTTCACCAGCAGCCCCAGCCAGGCGAGCGGACGGCGCACACGCCAGGCCTCCACCCAGCGCCAGAACCCGGCCAGCCAGCGGCCCTCGGTGAGGGGCTGGTTGGTGATCGAGTAGGGCATGATCCCGCGCAGGATGGCGATGTCATCCGGCAGCGCGGCCGCCAGCCGGCGCAGGAAGTCTTCCCCCTCGGGCAGGGCCTGCTGGGAGGCCTGGCCGATGCCATCGAGATACACCACCCAGCGGCGCATGGCCCGCCCGGCGCTCAGGGGCGCCGCCAGCTGGCCGAGGTTGGAGGGGCCCTCCTCGGCGTCGCCGAACCAGCCGGCCCACCAGCCAAGGGCCTGCAGCGGCGCCAGGAAGGCGGCCACCAGAAACAGCACCAGGCCGATGCCGGCCAGGTCCACCACCAGCCCGAAGCTCTTCACCAGGGTGTGGCGGGCCAGGGCCAGCAGCAGGCCCGCCCCCGGCAGCAGCACGGCCAGGGCCAGCAGCAGGCCGGCCAGCAGCCAGCGGCGGTGGTGGCGCAGCCACACCCTCATCGCCGCGGCCGGGCGGGGGGGTCGGCATCCAGCAACACGCTGAGGGCGCGGCGGTTCTGCACGAGCTGCACGCCTGCGGTGCGGTTGAGCAGGCCGCGGCCGAGCCGCATCAACGGCTGCCCGGCGCGGTGCTGCAACAGCAGCATCACCAGCCAGCCGCCGAGCAGGGCGATGAAGGCCTGCCAGGCCCCCAGCCCCGCCACCTCCCCCAGGGCCACCACGAAGGCGATCGCCGTCCACAGGGAGAGGAGGGTGAGCCAGGGCACGCCCAGGTAGGGCAGTGCGCCGAGGAAGGCCAGCAGCTCGGGGGCATGGGCCACCCCCAGGGCCAGCACCACCCGGGTGGGGGAGAGCGCCACACCGAAGCCCAGCCAGGTGACCAGCCAGGTGCTCAGGGCCCAGAACAGGAAGCCCACCACCACCAGCACCGCCTCCACCACGAGGCTGAGCGCGAAGCGCAGCGGCGACACCCGGTTCACGAACAGGATGAAGGCGTGGCCGATCCCCTGGGACAGGCCGGCCAGCAGGGCGATCAGCACCCCCCACCAGGCCGACACCGCGCCGGAGCCGAGCAGGCGGAAGCCATCCGGCTGCAGGCGCAGGGTGTGGCCCACCAGCTCCGTGAAGGTGTCCATCAGCGCTGCCGGAACCTCCCGCGGCGTGTCACGAGGGCATGTCGGCGGTGGGCCCCATCTCCGAGGACACCCCCAACTCCACATCCAGCATCTGGCCGGCTTCGTCCGTGGGGCTGATGCCGGCAGAGCCGCTGGGGTAGTGCCTGGTGACCGCCACCACCAGCAGCACCAGGGAGATGGCCACGGTGAGCACGCCGAGGATCACCTGCCGCACGTTGATCTCAGACATCGGTCCAGGCCTGAAAGCCCTCGCGGGTTGGCTGTTTTGACGTTAGGTGCTGAGTGCAGTTTTGGCCCCGGTTCGATGTGGGGTGCTCTTGGCGCCGAAGGTGCCGATGGGTACGAGCAAGTCCAAGGCTGGGACTGGTTACGAGGAGCGCCGCTTTCAGTGGTGCGATGCTTGATGGGATGGTTGTTTGATTGAAGAAGGCCTCGTGCAGGAACTCAGACGACTAGCGAGGTTTCACAAGAAGCCCATTTTGGGCAGTGCGGATATACGCGCATCAACCTTGGGCTGTTCAGAGGAACTCCAGTGCATCGTTGCATTGTCCAGCCCAAGCCTTGCCAGCAGTATGGGGTTTTCTTTGTCTCACTAGATATAGTCGTTGATGCGTTGTGCATCAAATGAACTACTCGTAGTTCGCCATCTGTTCAATGCGTTCCTTGGGCGTAGCGGCGTTGCCAAGGCCCCGAAGAATGTCTGCCGGGTTATGGCACAGGCGTTCACTAAACGAAGTCCCGGACTCGAGAATGGCGGCAATTTCGGCCGCGACATCCGCAACGTTCGGTTCTACGTAAGGATCCAATTCAATCCGCACGCGCAGCTGTCTCCACGGCATGATCCTGTTCAGGAGTGTTGGGGCCTTGTCAAGCTCGGAATGGCCAATCCTCCATAGACGCCCACTCGTGTCATAAATACAGGCATTACGATAACAACCGTTGTTGAAGGCTTGTGGCGTTGCGGACCATTTGCCGAGTGGTCTGTGTTCCGCCCAGAACGCCACATCTTTACGGATCACCAGATAAGGCGGCGGGCCGACTTCGTTCTCTTGAGCAGGCGTCTCGTCTTCGAAGAGAACGAAACCGGGCTTCGCTTCGGGGATAGAGAGATCGGTAAGCTCTTCAATCTCCTCTATGCTGAGTCGCGGAGGGTCATCCACCGCGTTGATGGCCAGGCCATCGAGTCTCGGGTCCAGGCGAACCGCCTCAATCGCGGCAGCAGATGCTACATCAGAATTTGCTGCTGTTATGAAACGTGTCGAATAGAATCCCATGTAGCCTTGGTTGCCGGAATAGTCCAGTTTGAAATGCTCACCCAAAACGAGGACTCGAAACACTTTCATGGCTATAGTCTGTTGGCTTGCATAACGTTCCAGATCAGAGGCGGGCAGGCGTTTCTGGTGATGAATATTGTGCTATCACCCCGCATTCTGCATCTATAGATGTTATACGTTTCAAAGGTTATCAAGAATTCTAAGAATCAATGCTAATGGCATCTGTAAATCTCGCAGTTCCGCTCGCGGAAAACAAACCGAACATGCCTGGTCAAGCAAGGGAAGTTGAGCTGCCCATGGTTGCAAGTCACAATTCCCCGCGAAGCACCCTTCTGAAGGCTCGAAGTACCAATGCCTTTGCATCAGTCTTCTGACCTTCACTTTGCGCAGCGTTGATGAACATGCCATCGGCCTCAGCC
This portion of the Cyanobium sp. NIES-981 genome encodes:
- a CDS encoding CAAX protease, producing MRVWLRHHRRWLLAGLLLALAVLLPGAGLLLALARHTLVKSFGLVVDLAGIGLVLFLVAAFLAPLQALGWWAGWFGDAEEGPSNLGQLAAPLSAGRAMRRWVVYLDGIGQASQQALPEGEDFLRRLAAALPDDIAILRGIMPYSITNQPLTEGRWLAGFWRWVEAWRVRRPLAWLGLLVNLRNLTVVAVSADGRYGPLYNAGMAELIVGSLLANGYAPGSGTPVTLLGFSGGGQISLGALPHVRRSLAAPVQVISLAGVFAGNNRVLQAQHLFHLVGQRDRVAPLGAILFPRRWPIALFSQWNRALQRGRVSLVPLGPVGHELPGGVMDAQLTLPDGRTAMQQTVDLVSAILTAPETGSELGAEAPTAASGNYGRFLTNPWHQPDGSRDRAPLPDPRLTPRPHWIGRLILPAAGARDGSVGFEVLQTPPGWEHCRGRLAALRWRDPALAQVTMDVTFSDEARDSVRAGNIHPLRLEGWAQVTPLESLAGAHPHDDLLVRLIEPVTVLHGRTDAAEGQQLELEVGAEPLQTAGLAKALVRFTRPLEGDAWEALAFDPAQGSFTGPPLRLRLPPPVANQEGILPACADGLEEGELNQEGWLVSGVPDGSGAFVVQALLPRRLRRLAPQRVIPQRRAAWRYLRHQAWADTTPAAASSVLLAGRRADRAGPQDLLQEWQEGDRLLVLHVFGGIGGEQREQALRGGVCTGHFAYGFGRVVREPLAGGELSVAVDYRQVYAHNPDGLVAGAHDRWRYLGERQWGWLGCRPVADILVRFPPFTGLYSLGQAGAERQRCPLDLFDRQLMAMTARYRIGDGSGGSFVGPAHNCAQDSNLALFAAIRDLDAEIRGADPQRLRAWEQRHPHQAEHLRSLRQLEQTLRRRLLPVPPLRNDWRRGSFRLGSSLEDQPLHDLLQGLGSWRCLLPRLACESVLKVFLAQGASALVLRANQVGGRNPRIAPVAPLSLGC